The DNA window ACTTAACACCTCCAAATGTCTCCTTCTGGGAAAAACTGATAGCCTGTTCCTTCACCGTGCTTCATGTATTTGTCATGCGTATATCATTTAACTGAGACTGgaagggactttttttttattgattggaTGAAATTTCATTTCAATCTATCGaacagacaaggaaaagttttatCCTCTAgggattaaattatatttagtttTCCATTATGCCTTAAAACCATGCTGGCTTTGCTAAATAAGGACACAGTCACATGAACGTGATGCACCGTTGCATTATGGGAACATATTCCTACTTTATAACGAGCACGGCTGATggaatttttttcctgttagtctctggaaacagaaaaatggaCAAGAGTTAATCTAGAAATATTTCCTGTTTCACCTCCCAACAGAAAACAAGGCGAgggctgatgatgatgtcatgtccGATAAGCAATAAATATATCCAGGCCACCTCCCGAATGGACAGGACGGTTATCATTCTACTGATGAGGAGCAGTttgtgtacaaacacacaaacctgtgtgaaaataccaaaaaatgaaataatttaaatccaGTTTGAGCTGGAAGGAGCTCAAATAACGACAGAATTAGCCTCAGGACTCCACAGCACATCACCGGCACATCCTTAACACAAACATGTGGACATGTGTGGAAGCATGAGGATATTTTAGAGAAGCACAGGTGGCTCACACACTTTAAAACACATAACTCAGCTTCATCCCTCACACACGTCGGCAGCACAGGTACGCAGGTGAGCTCACGTACCTGCAGCCCTCCAGCTAAGAAAGTCAGCCCAGTAGGAGATCAGATCCAAACTGTgcagcttctcctcctcagcTGCAGGGCGGTGAGGCGTTCACTCAACCAGGTGGATGCAGCACCACCTGCCTGAAGCTGCCGCATGTTAGAACACATTCAATTTAATATCTCCTCACTTCTTTTCGAGATGTTTTTTTGTGCCTTTAATACAGATTGTACCATCCTCCAGGTCACAGGCTGTGTGTTCTAGAACTGATCTTGAAGTGtcattattgatttaaaaagcttGTAGTGAAATAAAATTACTAGAACAGGTCAGACAATAAGAGCAAAGCAGGTAGCAGTTAGTTCTGTTTTATTCTACTTGTTTTGAATCGTCACATATCTCCTCAGATTCATCTGTTTGTCTGCAAAATGTCTTCCAATCTGGCTCATAATGGATTCCAATCATAATCCCAATCTGGGAGATTAAAATATGGATCTGGAGGGGCAGAGTGTGGCAACAGAAAGGTTCATCCCTGACCATCAGTGTATAACAAATAAAGCAGATTATAATCATGGATTGCAATCGTGGATTACATGTATTCTGTTCTatgtattaaaaatacataGAATAGTAAACAAATGATTGCATTGTCAAAGAATAATTAATCACTTAATTCGACGTGAGGAAAAATCACAGTATGCCCTGGGTGCGGAGAAGGTGATTCGAAACGCCTTGAGAATTGTCTTTTTTGCCATCGTCTAGAACATACTGTGTTTTCTGATTCTTTTATTCAAGTATTGTGCTCTCTGAATGTTTTGTAGTTTATATGGGGAATAAAAGTCCTAATTGGATTTTCAAGTTTGCCTTTAACCTTCTCTGAGTTTATTAAGCAGACAGTCCTGCAGGTCATGCTTCGCTGATCCACAGGCAAATAAGGTGGAGTTGAACTACAGTATTTGAATTATTCAGTGGAGACAGATTGTTCTTATGAACACAGCcatgtgtaattaattataggACCCGTTTCCCAGAGCAGCTGAGCTTTGTTTTCAGAAATATAAAATTCTAATTCCCATCATAATCCCAGTATGATTTATTAAGAGTCCAGTGCTGTAAAATTTAGCAGCGCTGCTGTCTCCAACAGAAAATTCGTCACAAACTTATGGTTGTCATGAACAGCTGCTCCACCTGCTGCGAGTGTGTGACCACTAAAGCCTGGAGAGaatcacaaaaaaaccaaaatgtcTCATGGTTACTGCAGGAAGGAACTGCTGCATCTATTCCttatttttctcatcttttattCACATACAGTACCTCCAGTTCTGGACCGGTTACATTCAGTAATATCAAAAGGAAATGCAAAAGGGTGAATCCCCTCACTAGCCAAAAGACCACAGAGAAATGCATCATGATGTACAGTACGTCTAAGCTTGTGAAAACCCTCCCAGCAAATATTAGACACTCCAACATCATAGACTACAAAGTACAACAGCGTTTCTTATATTCTATAACACGTGCATAGAATATAAGTGAACTCGGGGCCAAGCTATTTACATTTAATCCAAAAATGGAGCGCTCTTAACCCTttaatgttgtctttttttatacatattaacatgtaGAGGATCGTTCTTTAGTGGGGACAGTTGGACCGTTTCTCCGACATGAGTTAAAATCACACGTACCAGCTGTTGGTCGAAAGCACTCTACTTTCTACTTCACCATAAATAAACAGTTACAAAAATATACCTCACCTCAAACAGAGCCGCAGCAGCAAAAAGTGCTAACAGCGATTGTggaatggttaaaaaaaacacaactacaaATGTCAacctgtggaaaaaaagagttAAGAAGATAATGATGGAAGTCCATTAAGAGACAGCAGTGGAATGGGAATTTCTGATGTCCTGACAGGCCATGGATGGTGACGGGGATCGGCTGGGACTGGGAGGTTATGGGGGTCATCTGGGTGGAGCTGATTTCCCTTTAGAGTCCCTTCACTTTACAGAGATGTTTTGCGattggttaaaaacagagatccAGTGATGCAGGAGGGTTAAAAACTCTGAGTCCATGTTGGATTAGTAGTGTGTTTACATTCACAGGGATATCCCATAGCACTAAGGCTCAGGAGGGAGCTGAGTCAGTTCCTCTTGAGTAGCAGACGACTTGAAGCAAAGCTACTTTTTCTTGGAGTTGACGCTCTTGCAGACCCAGTTGATGCCCTCCTAAAAGTGAATGCAAGAGACAGCAGCgtatgagaggaagaggatatGCTGCATTAGACATGAAATACTCAGGTTCATTTTATCGAAGAAAAAGAACCAccatcaataatttgtttgtagTTCAGACAGAACAAAACAGTAGCCCATCTGCACCCACCTGAATCCCCTCTCCGGTGAGAGCGGAGCAGGACTGGATCTGCCACATGCGATCCCGAATGGTGTGCAGATTGAGACCCTCTGCTATCTCAGAGGCGGGGGCGGCCGTCAGGAGGTCCTGTTTGTTTGCAAAGATTAGCATCGGAACGCCGCTCAGCTTCTCTTCAGCCAGCAACTCAGCCAGCTCCTACAACACACAATCATCTGTGAATTGTACAAAGTCGGTGTCGTCCGCTAATGGAAAGCGTTTGGAGACAAGAGTTTTAGAGCGTTCTAagtcaaccctaaccctaaacatacaGTCACTTAGAAACCTCCAATGCTACATGGTAAAACCAAAAATTGAACTCAAAATCTGACGATAGTTTAGTCATAAAAATTAAAGCTTGTCCTGTTcaattcgcctgtacagcacttagatcgactgcggttgtggtaaagtgctcaacaaataaagattggattggattgaatgacaaaaaaacaaaaacaaaggccAAGACAGGTATAGCTGCTCACCTTTAATATTTAACTACCTGTGATTTAAAAGGATTTAATTTCAGTCATAGAATACACACTTTTTTAATCACTCTTGTTGACATTGTAAATCCATAAAGGAAATATTCTAATGGCAATAGTGTCATTTAATTGTGCATGATTAGAAACGTGAAAGGCTTGATAACCTAAGGTATGATTTGCTCTAACGATGTAATAATTATACCAGATTATTCACTGAGAAGAGAATAATGAACACAAGGTTAAGTGGCATCTCTTCAGGATATcaggacacaaaaaaaacaacataccTGACCAGTTTCCTCAAATCTCTTCCTGTCTGCGCTGTCAATGACATAAATCTGAAAAGAAAGGTTCCTCTTTGAGTCGTATGCAACAGATCTTCAATGAACATAAATATGTGGTGTAATATTTCTCTACTCACCAGCACATCTGTGTTTTCAAAGTAATTTCTCCAGTACGGTCTGATCTTCCTCTGGCCCCCAATGTCCCAAACATTCAGTTTAACTCCCTGAGACTGGACGCTTTTGATGTTGAATCCCtgaagtcaacaaaaaaacacatcaataaaaGTTTGGTGGGGGGGAGCAGAAGATTCCCCCCCACGGGGTGAGGCCACCCTGGTGGGTTTGTGTGATGAAACGTTCCTCCATACCTGCGTGGGGGTGATGTGGCTGATGTCCTCGGATGCCAGCTGCTTGAGCAGGGTGGTCTTCCCTCCGTTATCCAGACCCAGCAGCAGTATCCTCACCTCCTGGTCCGGTGTGCTCTTTAGCTTACGCAGAATGGACAGCAATCCCTGCAAAGATCAGAGACAAACAGCCATGAGATGAGACGCTAACTTTCCTctgggaaggaggggggggggggcatgggagAACTGCTGCAGCTAATCGCCATTGTAGAAATGCTCCTCTTCCCATCCGCTCCTCACTGAAAGGCCGTGGAAGTGTTTTATTCCAAGAGAGATGTTTGAACGGTGCAAATATATGAGAATAAAATGAGATCCAGAGTTAGTTAGTCGAACAATCTTCGGCTTTCTTTAGCCTTGGCGGCTAATGTTTCAATGGGCTGCATAACGGTACGCAAATATGAGCTACACGTAAGCTAATGCTAATCTCCACTGATACGAAGCAACAATGCAGCCTTTGCAATTCGTTGTTTTTCTCGGAACATTGCGGACAGCAGTGGCCATTAAAGAGCAGCTCTATTCGGGGAAGAGCTACCAAAGTCGAATATGTGTGCGTTTAAAACTTCGTCCGAGAGCATAATGGCTAATTATTCCGATAAATTAACCTCACCATCTTGTTGCCTTCTTTCCTGGAGACGCTGCCGAGGGTTACTAGGGGAGTGACGTCAGACGCACAGTTACGCACAAAACTCGAGCGCGAGTCCAATTGTGGAGGAAGGGGGGTGTTGATGTCGTTAGCTCTTTGCTAAAAGGTATTCAAATATGGATTTAAACATGGATTAAATTTAGTTAAGACACTTTAATAAACGGATATTTATTTTTCGTTGATGTTGCAACAACTTACAGAAGTCGCTGCTTCACCAAAAGCACAAAAAACCCGTCTTTTAGAGGTAATTAGCTTGACAGTTAGCATAACAATGGACAGTTTTACAGGGCTATTCTTGTAAATATATGAAAGTGGAAGAGTTTTACAAACTACTAAATAGTAGGTAGTAGCCGTTAGATGAGATAATTAAGTGGTTAAATTTTTTTCACGTTTATTTACTATTAAAAAAACCCCTATAATTACTGTACTATTTGTCTAGTGTTGGTTGTCACCCTTCGGGTGTTACGTAGGGAGCTGCCCCGGCTCGTGATTGGACAATCGTGTGCCACGTGCGCAGGACTCCACTGTGCCACACGAGCACGTTTGACAGACATGACCCGGCTCTCCTTTGGGTGGTAGAACAGACCAACAAAGGTAAGTTTTCTGTATTTATCGTCATATATGACATCCCCTTGTGTTGATGCTTCGGTCGGTTGTTGGCTCCATGTCGGTGCTGCAGTCTCATTCCGCTGGCAAGCCGAGCGGTGAGTTGCATCACTTTGGATGTGTCTTCACTGTAACAGCAGTTTGATCCAGATCTCACTTTGTTTCAGACACGACATGAGTGTACAGTAATATGATGTGTACTTGTACATGTTAGATACACGCCTAAAACAGGCTATCAGCGTTTTAAGCTGGTCTGGAGTTGTATTCAGATGAGAGCTATATGCAGATCCAACCTTGCAGATCCAGTTTGTCCAGCCTCTCTGAAATAATTTAAGTGCAGTATGTTCATGCTAACCTTTCTCACCATCCTGCAGTTGTGGCTAACATTAgtgtctgcagaaaaaaacaatcccCATGTATAAGAACTAGAGactattttgtgtttctgtttggaaaatTGCTAAAATGGTAAATCAGTCATTGAGGTTATTCTGCTTGAAGATGTTTCCATTGAGGAATTGGAACCATTTATggtacatttgaaaataaagttgactatgataGACAAAGATGTCTGGTTGTATAGAAGCTGATGAGAAACTGACCCCATTTCTAACTTTATAATCTCAGTAAACATTTTCTTCGTGATTTCGTGATGTCAGTCTGGTTGCAACTTTTCCTCAATACATCACGATGTTCATTCAATATGTCTCTCTAGGTTCTCAGTTCATTCAATACATGTTGCTCCTGAGTAAATTGAAAGATGAAGATATGATTCACAGCATAGCTTCCTTCTGATTGTTGCTACCTCTGTGACCTCAATATGAATTCTTTCAAATTACGTCCTATATTGTATTTTCTAGCTTTAGTTACGAACCACAACATTCACTGACAGTCTTTATAGCAGCTTGTTGTTCTCCAAAgtaatttatcattaaaatataccAAACTGActgattcttctttttaaatgtgaccGTTACGGTTTTCCTTTGCCTTATCTACATTGTCAATAGCTTTTTGTTTTGCAACTGCATTCTTGGCGCTGATAAACAGAGAGGAGAATTTTTTCATAGTTCTCAGACTTTCTGCAGGGTAAGCAAAGAATCAGTTGAACAATTGACCATTTTCATTACAGCATGTGCTTTAATATTGTcatattctgtgtgtttttaaaatccttCTTTGATGACCTAGTTTGAGCCCATACGCATGACCTTGATGCAGATGTGGTAATATTGACTTTTGTTGATCCTGGGGTTCCCTTTAGGTTCTGCAGACCTTCGTCCTACTTGCTAAGAAAACAATCCAGCTACAGCCGGACTGAGCCTCCAGAGAGCACTGATATAATCCTCTTCTCATGCACCCTATATTTGTGAAAGATTAACCACAAaggttgtgtttctgttgtgagGCCTTGTAGAATAACTGCAGTAAATTACTAGTAACATTATGATGAGGATGCTCAGTGGGGTGCTTCAGTATCTTGGGCTGCAGTCAGCAGCTTCGGGtttagtaaaagaaaaaaaatgctgaagcTGCAAACACCCAGAATGACAACCAGTGGAACCATTTACCAGGATGTGGTCAATGATTTCTAGAGGAAGTTTGGCTCGGAGGAATTCTTTGCGAGGAGAAGAGTCTGTTTGCTCAAGCCTGTGTGGGGTTTCAAACCCAGTGCAAACAGCAGGTCCAGGTGTTTGGGAGGGGGCTGCAGCGCCACCGGGTTCACACCACAAC is part of the Antennarius striatus isolate MH-2024 chromosome 21, ASM4005453v1, whole genome shotgun sequence genome and encodes:
- the arl3b gene encoding ADP-ribosylation factor-like protein 3, with translation MGLLSILRKLKSTPDQEVRILLLGLDNGGKTTLLKQLASEDISHITPTQGFNIKSVQSQGVKLNVWDIGGQRKIRPYWRNYFENTDVLIYVIDSADRKRFEETGQELAELLAEEKLSGVPMLIFANKQDLLTAAPASEIAEGLNLHTIRDRMWQIQSCSALTGEGIQEGINWVCKSVNSKKK